A DNA window from Ornithinimicrobium humiphilum contains the following coding sequences:
- a CDS encoding lipid II:glycine glycyltransferase FemX: protein MTLREATPDERSAWDDLVWGNPGGPELYQLQSYADIKAPVWRARHLVHEHEGRPPVYALYLYRKVPPFGELWYCPMGPRVADADHARACMEDLRADGRAFAIVLEPSVPAQGPEDREQLLASVPGLRDHPDLQQGQHTVLVDLRPEEDEIFASFRQRARRHIRKTADAVVEHRTDDEAFETMWGLYAETMERAGVERRSKEYHQGIWRRYVDAGQGHFVLARPREGGGVEAGAFIIHRGELGYYKDGGSLRTRDSNGLQYRVQWEAMRWCKEHGATTYDMYGAPPSWAAEDESHKLHPLVQFKTAFAPIVDQVGTVQLVLRPRVFRAWDRVGMPVYRRLTAKANPLFY, encoded by the coding sequence ATGACGCTGCGCGAGGCCACCCCTGACGAACGCTCCGCCTGGGACGACCTGGTGTGGGGCAACCCGGGCGGCCCGGAGCTCTACCAGCTGCAGTCCTACGCCGACATCAAGGCGCCGGTCTGGCGGGCCCGCCACCTCGTCCACGAGCACGAGGGTCGTCCTCCGGTCTACGCGCTCTACCTCTACCGGAAGGTGCCGCCCTTCGGGGAGCTCTGGTACTGCCCGATGGGCCCCCGCGTGGCCGACGCCGACCACGCCCGGGCGTGCATGGAGGACCTGCGGGCCGACGGCCGCGCCTTCGCGATCGTGCTCGAGCCGTCGGTGCCCGCCCAGGGGCCGGAGGATCGCGAGCAGCTGCTCGCCTCGGTGCCGGGTCTGCGCGACCACCCCGACCTCCAGCAGGGCCAGCACACGGTGCTGGTCGACCTGCGGCCGGAGGAGGACGAGATCTTCGCCTCCTTCCGCCAGCGCGCCCGCCGGCACATCCGCAAGACCGCCGACGCCGTGGTCGAGCACCGCACCGACGACGAGGCCTTCGAGACCATGTGGGGCCTCTACGCCGAGACCATGGAGCGCGCCGGTGTCGAGCGCCGTTCGAAGGAGTACCACCAGGGCATCTGGCGCCGCTACGTCGACGCCGGCCAGGGCCACTTCGTGCTGGCCCGCCCACGCGAGGGCGGCGGCGTCGAGGCCGGCGCGTTCATCATCCACCGGGGAGAGCTCGGCTACTACAAGGACGGCGGCTCGCTGCGCACCCGCGACAGCAACGGCCTGCAGTACCGCGTCCAGTGGGAGGCGATGCGCTGGTGCAAGGAGCACGGCGCCACCACCTACGACATGTACGGCGCCCCGCCGAGCTGGGCCGCCGAGGACGAATCGCACAAGCTCCACCCGCTCGTGCAGTTCAAGACCGCCTTCGCCCCGATCGTCGACCAGGTCGGCACGGTCCAGCTCGTGCTGCGGCCGCGCGTCTTCCGGGCCTGGGACCGCGTCGGCATGCCGGTCTACCGCCGGCTGACCGCGAAGGCCAACCCGCTCTTCTACTGA
- a CDS encoding ATP-dependent Clp protease ATP-binding subunit encodes MFERFTDRARRVVVLAQEEARLLNHNYIGTEHLLLGLIHEGEGVAAKALESLGISLDAVREQVQEIIGQGQQSPTGHIPFTPRAKKVLELSLREGLQLGHNYIGTEHLLLGLIREGEGVAAQVLVKLGADLNRVRQQVIQLLSGYQGKETAAAGVGPSATEGQQAGSLVLDQFGRNLTQAAREGKLDPVIGREKEIERVMQVLSRRTKNNPVLIGEPGVGKTAVVEGLAQDIVRGEVPETLKDKQLYTLDLGALVAGSRYRGDFEERLKKVLKEIRTRGDIILFIDEIHTLVGAGAAEGAIDAASILKPMLARGELQTIGATTLDEYRKHIEKDAALERRFQPIQVNEPTLAHAIEILKGLRDRYEAHHRVSITDGALVAAATMADRYINDRFLPDKAIDLIDEAGARLRIRRMTAPPDLREFDEKIAHAKREKESAIDAQDFEKAARLRDEEHKLTQARAEREKEWKNGDMDVVAEVDDELIAEVLAAATGIPVFKLTEEESQRLLHMEDELHKRIIGMDDAISALSQAIRRTRAGLKDPRRPGGSFIFAGPTGVGKTELAKTLAEFLFGDEDALITLDMSEFSEKHTVSRMFGSPPGYVGYEEGGQLTEKVRRKPFSVVLFDEVEKAHPDIFNSLLQILEDGRLTDSQGRVVDFKNTVIIMTTNLGTRDISKGVSLGFSAGPDTQSSYERMKNKVQDELKQHFRPEFLNRVDDVIVFPQLSQDEIVQIVDLMVARLDERLKDKDMAIELTPAAKELLAKRGYDPVLGARPLRRAIQREIEDQLSEKILFGEIGPGQIILVDVEDTGGQGRTGDKVFTFRGQPKPSEVPDTLPIAEAGVAGTGTQEGGEQAG; translated from the coding sequence ATGTTCGAACGGTTCACCGACCGCGCAAGGCGGGTGGTGGTGCTCGCCCAGGAAGAGGCGCGCCTGCTCAACCACAACTACATCGGGACCGAGCACCTCCTGCTCGGCCTCATCCACGAGGGCGAGGGCGTCGCCGCGAAGGCGCTGGAGTCCCTGGGGATCTCGCTGGACGCCGTGCGCGAGCAGGTCCAGGAGATCATCGGCCAGGGCCAGCAGTCGCCGACCGGCCACATCCCCTTCACCCCGCGAGCGAAGAAGGTCCTCGAGCTCTCGCTGCGCGAGGGGCTGCAGTTGGGCCACAACTACATCGGCACCGAGCACCTGCTCCTCGGCCTCATCCGTGAGGGCGAGGGCGTGGCGGCCCAGGTGCTGGTCAAGCTGGGCGCCGACCTCAACCGGGTCCGCCAGCAGGTCATCCAGCTGCTCTCGGGCTACCAGGGCAAGGAGACCGCCGCCGCCGGCGTCGGTCCCAGCGCCACCGAGGGCCAGCAGGCCGGCTCGCTGGTGCTCGACCAGTTCGGCCGCAACCTGACCCAGGCCGCCCGCGAGGGCAAGCTCGACCCGGTCATCGGGCGCGAGAAGGAGATCGAGCGGGTCATGCAGGTGCTGTCCCGCCGCACCAAGAACAACCCCGTGCTGATCGGCGAGCCCGGCGTCGGCAAGACCGCCGTCGTCGAGGGCCTGGCCCAGGACATCGTCCGCGGCGAGGTCCCCGAGACGCTCAAGGACAAGCAGCTCTACACCCTCGACCTCGGCGCGCTGGTCGCCGGCAGCCGCTACCGCGGTGACTTCGAGGAGCGCCTGAAGAAGGTCCTCAAGGAGATCCGCACCCGCGGCGACATCATCCTGTTCATCGACGAGATCCACACCCTCGTCGGGGCGGGTGCCGCCGAGGGCGCGATCGACGCGGCGAGCATCCTCAAGCCGATGCTGGCCCGTGGCGAGCTGCAGACGATCGGTGCGACGACCCTCGACGAGTACCGCAAGCACATCGAGAAGGACGCCGCGCTCGAGCGCCGCTTCCAGCCGATCCAGGTCAACGAGCCCACGCTCGCCCACGCGATCGAGATCCTCAAGGGCCTGCGCGACCGCTACGAGGCCCACCACCGGGTGTCCATCACCGACGGGGCCCTCGTGGCCGCGGCGACGATGGCCGACCGCTACATCAACGACCGCTTCCTCCCGGACAAGGCGATCGACCTCATCGACGAGGCGGGCGCGCGACTGCGCATCCGCCGGATGACGGCTCCGCCGGACCTGCGCGAGTTCGACGAGAAGATCGCGCACGCCAAGCGCGAGAAGGAGTCCGCGATCGACGCGCAGGACTTCGAGAAGGCGGCCCGGCTGCGCGACGAGGAGCACAAGCTCACCCAGGCGCGCGCCGAGCGGGAGAAGGAGTGGAAGAACGGTGACATGGACGTCGTCGCCGAGGTGGACGACGAGCTGATCGCCGAGGTCCTGGCCGCGGCGACCGGCATCCCGGTCTTCAAGCTCACCGAGGAGGAGTCCCAGCGGCTGCTCCACATGGAGGACGAGCTGCACAAGCGGATCATCGGCATGGACGACGCCATCTCGGCGCTGTCCCAGGCGATCCGTCGCACCCGCGCCGGCCTCAAGGACCCGCGTCGTCCGGGCGGCTCGTTCATCTTCGCCGGCCCCACGGGCGTCGGCAAGACCGAGCTGGCCAAGACGCTCGCGGAGTTCCTCTTCGGCGACGAGGACGCGCTCATCACGCTCGACATGTCCGAGTTCTCCGAGAAGCACACCGTCTCGCGGATGTTCGGCTCGCCCCCCGGCTACGTCGGCTACGAGGAGGGCGGCCAGCTGACCGAGAAGGTGCGGCGCAAGCCGTTCTCGGTCGTGCTCTTCGACGAGGTCGAGAAGGCCCACCCCGACATCTTCAACAGCCTGCTGCAGATCCTGGAGGACGGTCGCCTGACCGACTCCCAGGGTCGGGTCGTGGACTTCAAGAACACCGTCATCATCATGACGACCAACCTGGGCACCCGGGACATCTCCAAGGGCGTCTCGCTCGGCTTCTCGGCCGGGCCGGACACCCAGAGCAGCTACGAGCGCATGAAGAACAAGGTGCAGGACGAGCTCAAGCAGCACTTCCGCCCCGAGTTCCTCAACCGCGTGGACGACGTCATCGTCTTCCCGCAGCTGTCCCAGGACGAGATCGTCCAGATCGTCGACCTGATGGTCGCCCGCCTGGACGAGCGCCTCAAGGACAAGGACATGGCCATCGAGCTCACGCCCGCGGCCAAGGAGCTCCTCGCCAAGCGGGGCTACGACCCCGTGCTGGGCGCCCGACCGCTGCGCCGCGCGATCCAGCGCGAGATCGAGGACCAGCTCTCCGAGAAGATCCTCTTCGGCGAGATCGGCCCGGGCCAGATCATCCTCGTGGACGTGGAGGACACCGGCGGCCAGGGCCGGACCGGCGACAAGGTGTTCACCTTCCGCGGCCAGCCCAAGCCGTCCGAGGTGCCCGACACCCTGCCGATCGCCGAGGCCGGCGTCGCCGGCACCGGCACGCAGGAGGGCGGCGAGCAGGCCGGCTGA
- the hrpB gene encoding ATP-dependent helicase HrpB, with protein sequence MLDLARIGAGLPFADALPELRRRLEERGTAVVQAAPGTGKTTLVPPLVADLVEGRVVVTAPRRVVVQAAARRLASLAGTRVGDLVGSTVRGERHVSPRTRVEFVTAGVLVRRLLADPELAGTGAVVLDEVHERGLDTDLLVGMLGEARALRPDLVLVAMSATLDVPALTEVLGGEDGPAPLVEHTAAHHPLEVVWAPSAGPRLDARGVTDELLAHAARTTAAHHAEALAADRSADALVFLPGAREVDRVVEQLARLAPGTEVLPLHGRLDLRTQERAVSGRGPGDPPRVVVSTSLAESSLTVPGVRLVVDAGLSREPRRDLRRDMSGLVTVQASRAAMTQRAGRAARTGPGTVVRLLDEAAWAGAPQHAPAEITSADLAGALLTLAAWGSPRGEGMALLTAPPPAAVRAAETALHDLGLVDDDGRITHLGVRVAAVPADPREARALLAGAPLVGARAAAEVVAALAGDHRAPDGDLAGLLAGLRAGRVPGAERWRSEVRRLERLVAGDGGGTGTRDDTGGRRSGAEAHVPGRHIPVSASSVAGLVTALAHPSRVARRDGDTWLLASGTRAALPPGSPLRSARWIAVADVTRAEGRAAAGTGAVVRLAAALDDDAVEIATASLRTREVRATFSGGRVVAREVDAVGAIELSATPVRPSPEAGARAVAQALAREGTGLLPWSGAPDLLRRRLALLHRVLGDPWPDVSDAALASRAEEWLGPELRALASGTPVDRLDVAPALRRLLPWPEAVRLDELVPERLPVPSGSRVQVDYPPHDDPDARPVVPVKLQECFGLAETPRLVDGRVPVLFHLLSPARRPLAVTDDLASFWSGPYAQVRAEMRGRYPRHPWPEDPWTAPATARTNRRA encoded by the coding sequence ATGCTCGACCTCGCCCGGATCGGCGCCGGACTGCCCTTCGCCGACGCCCTCCCCGAGCTCCGGCGCCGGCTGGAGGAGCGTGGGACCGCCGTCGTGCAGGCGGCCCCGGGCACCGGCAAGACCACCCTCGTGCCGCCGCTGGTCGCGGACCTGGTCGAGGGCCGGGTGGTGGTCACAGCCCCCCGTCGCGTCGTCGTGCAGGCGGCGGCCCGCCGGTTGGCGTCGCTGGCCGGCACCCGGGTCGGCGACCTCGTCGGGAGCACGGTCCGCGGCGAGCGGCACGTCAGCCCGAGGACGCGGGTGGAGTTCGTGACCGCCGGCGTGCTCGTCCGGCGCCTGCTCGCCGACCCCGAGCTGGCCGGGACCGGTGCCGTGGTGCTCGACGAGGTGCACGAGCGTGGTCTCGACACCGACCTGCTCGTCGGCATGCTGGGCGAGGCGAGGGCGCTGCGCCCCGACCTGGTCCTCGTCGCGATGTCGGCGACCCTCGACGTGCCCGCGCTCACCGAGGTCCTGGGTGGCGAGGACGGCCCCGCCCCGCTGGTCGAGCACACCGCCGCCCACCACCCCCTCGAGGTGGTCTGGGCGCCGTCCGCCGGCCCGCGGCTGGACGCCCGCGGGGTGACCGACGAGCTGCTCGCCCACGCCGCCCGGACCACGGCCGCCCACCACGCCGAGGCGCTCGCCGCCGACCGCTCCGCCGACGCCCTCGTCTTCCTGCCGGGCGCCCGCGAGGTCGACCGCGTCGTCGAGCAGCTGGCGCGGCTGGCGCCCGGCACCGAGGTGCTGCCCCTGCACGGGCGCCTCGACCTGCGCACCCAGGAGCGCGCCGTCTCCGGCCGCGGCCCCGGCGATCCGCCCCGGGTCGTCGTCTCGACCTCGCTCGCGGAGTCCTCGCTGACGGTCCCCGGGGTCCGTCTCGTCGTCGACGCCGGGCTGTCGCGCGAGCCTCGGCGCGACCTGCGCCGCGACATGTCCGGGCTGGTCACGGTGCAGGCGTCGCGGGCGGCGATGACGCAGCGGGCGGGCCGCGCGGCGCGCACCGGGCCGGGCACCGTCGTCCGCCTGCTCGACGAGGCGGCCTGGGCGGGTGCCCCGCAGCACGCCCCCGCGGAGATCACCTCGGCCGACCTCGCGGGTGCCCTGCTCACGCTCGCGGCCTGGGGCTCGCCCCGCGGGGAGGGTATGGCGCTCCTCACCGCGCCGCCGCCCGCGGCGGTCCGTGCGGCCGAGACGGCGTTGCACGACCTGGGCCTGGTCGACGACGACGGACGCATCACCCACCTCGGCGTGCGGGTGGCCGCGGTCCCCGCCGACCCCCGGGAGGCTCGCGCCCTGCTGGCGGGCGCCCCGCTCGTCGGCGCCCGTGCCGCGGCCGAGGTGGTCGCGGCGCTCGCCGGCGACCACCGCGCCCCGGACGGCGACCTCGCCGGCCTGCTCGCCGGGTTGCGGGCCGGGCGGGTTCCGGGCGCGGAGCGGTGGCGCTCGGAGGTCCGCCGCCTGGAGCGTCTGGTGGCCGGCGACGGCGGGGGCACGGGCACCCGCGACGACACCGGGGGCCGCAGGAGCGGTGCGGAGGCCCACGTGCCGGGCCGGCACATCCCGGTGTCGGCGTCCTCCGTGGCCGGCCTCGTCACCGCCCTGGCCCACCCCTCCCGCGTCGCCCGCCGCGACGGGGACACCTGGCTGCTCGCGTCCGGGACGAGGGCCGCGCTGCCGCCGGGCAGCCCGCTGCGCTCCGCCCGCTGGATCGCCGTGGCCGACGTCACGCGCGCCGAGGGCCGTGCCGCCGCCGGCACCGGCGCCGTGGTGCGGCTGGCCGCGGCGCTCGACGACGACGCGGTCGAGATCGCGACCGCGTCGCTGCGGACCCGCGAGGTGCGGGCGACCTTCTCCGGCGGCCGGGTCGTGGCGCGCGAGGTCGACGCCGTCGGAGCCATCGAGCTGTCGGCCACACCCGTGCGTCCCTCGCCGGAGGCCGGTGCGCGTGCCGTCGCGCAGGCCCTCGCCCGGGAGGGGACCGGCCTCCTGCCCTGGTCGGGCGCCCCCGACCTGCTGCGGCGACGCCTGGCCCTGCTGCACCGGGTGCTCGGCGACCCGTGGCCCGACGTCTCCGACGCCGCCCTGGCCTCCCGGGCCGAGGAGTGGCTCGGGCCCGAGCTGCGGGCCCTGGCCTCCGGGACCCCCGTGGACCGGCTGGACGTCGCCCCGGCCCTCCGCCGGCTGCTGCCCTGGCCCGAGGCCGTCCGCCTCGACGAGCTGGTGCCGGAGCGGCTCCCCGTGCCCAGCGGGTCGCGGGTGCAGGTCGACTACCCGCCCCACGACGATCCGGACGCCCGGCCCGTGGTGCCGGTCAAGCTCCAGGAGTGCTTCGGGCTCGCCGAGACGCCCCGGCTCGTCGACGGGCGCGTGCCGGTGCTCTTCCACCTGCTCAGCCCGGCCCGCCGCCCCCTCGCGGTGACCGACGACCTGGCGTCCTTCTGGTCAGGCCCCTACGCCCAGGTGCGGGCCGAGATGCGCGGCCGCTACCCGAGGCACCCGTGGCCCGAGGACCCGTGGACCGCCCCGGCGACCGCGCGCACCAACCGGCGCGCCTGA